The genomic window CCGGCGTGGTCGAGCTGGCGATCCCCGTCGCCGCCGACGGCAGCGTGACGGGCAGCCCGCGCGCGATCGAGTCGACACACGACCTGTTCCTCATCGCGGTACGCAATGCGGTCAGGCGGTGGCGCTTCCGGCCGGTGGACTCGCGCGGCGCACTGCGGCCCGACAGCGCTCGCGTGCGATTCACGTTCGCCATC from Longimicrobiales bacterium includes these protein-coding regions:
- a CDS encoding TonB family protein, producing MRRLPLFGTAVVMGILACRPAQTAQRLEPVAAEPMPRFPDVLRAARLSGVVELAIPVAADGSVTGSPRAIESTHDLFLIAVRNAVRRWRFRPVDSRGALRPDSARVRFTFAI